A portion of the Osmia lignaria lignaria isolate PbOS001 chromosome 15, iyOsmLign1, whole genome shotgun sequence genome contains these proteins:
- the LOC117600121 gene encoding putative salivary secreted peptide: MSANKLIFYLAIVAITAIFSQVSSTPYGGYYAANNTNKSHHLIVGSRMPGDRITLRENIVKSSSWMQIVTVQKTFNVSRWERITQVQALDQKTNGNGAFASILNGGPGFSNVTLRFKSQRGHGINFIVQIYTRP, from the coding sequence ATGTCGGCTAACAAGTTGATCTTTTATCTGGCCATAGTGGCCATTACTGCTATTTTCTCACAAGTCAGTTCAACTCCATATGGTGGTTACTATGCTGCCAACAATACCAACAAGTCTCATCATTTGATTGTTGGATCCAGAATGCCTGGTGACAGGATTACACTCAGAGAAAACATAGTCAAAAGTTCATCGTGGATGCAAATAGTTACTGTACAGAAGACTTTCAACGTCTCACGATGGGAAAGAATCACCCAGGTTCAAGCTCTTGATCAGAAGACCAATGGCAATGGTGCGTTCGCCAGTATATTGAACGGTGGTCCAGGGTTCAGCAATGTTACCTTGAGGTTCAAGAGTCAGAGGGGACATGGAATCAACTTCATTGTCCAAATTTATACACGTCCTTAA